One stretch of Arachis hypogaea cultivar Tifrunner chromosome 20, arahy.Tifrunner.gnm2.J5K5, whole genome shotgun sequence DNA includes these proteins:
- the LOC140183277 gene encoding uncharacterized protein, which translates to MADNLANPNASPSSNFAADFENFTAFMRQFSQFQAHLGRSSSSSAIFDPISPYFLHPGVLWSHDMWRALRSKNKVKFLDGSILKPGEGDPNFEAWDRCNNFLLSWINLSLSPEIAKSVMWISSAPDLWNDLKRRYSQGDVFRVGALKEEFHALKQDYASEEYVVKFLKGLNEQYSNVKSQIMLMKPLPEINTVLSMLTQQEQELNCDPSNSNIVTNSLEVQTSTGGGSFSGRGRGRGRNSGRGGNQKSYSRGYTSKFCSYCNRIGHLAETCYKKNGFPTHQKQRVANQLSTDEIVENSSAEIADSNQDKKSDDTVLVLTPDQKETLLALLQQPRMPTSNSVNHITSSATLTQPKVLVNLPDGSTTTTNICGTVQLSKHLILTNVLPSLKMIGQAKVIGNLYVMDAQPWKLTTPEVNTHSVNVTVQQDLGTLWNARLDRPSIESSNFDPFAFFYNNSAHTSSYEHTHGIIAPHTIHTTPDLSATSTSPMAFLHDITDSASPATLDSASALAPLEHSSIHIESQSAAPVLRRSERERKTPSYLKDFHCFHISSHRDPINAAQLPSTCKYPLSHHLSYSLFTPKHQAFTFALINNSDPKHYSEAVMHDCWRKAIEAELTALEQNKTWIITSLPPGKNAVGCKWIFRTKFHPDGTIERHKARLVAQGFTQIPGVDYIDTFSPVVKMSTVRVLLTVAAAKNWHLHQLDVNTAFLHGDLHEDVYMKLPKGLQCSNPNLVCKLTKSLYGLKQASRQWNIKLSAALADLGFTPSENDHSLFTKSTGTTFTAILVYVDDLVLAEDDLSEIQAVKMFLDDKFKIKDLGLLKFFIGMEVARSNAGIALYQRKYALDLITDCGLLGVKPASTPMEYTTSLSKASGSPLPDATIYRRLVDRLLYLTNTRPDLSYSVGCLSQFMDSSTDAHLKAAYRIIRYLKQSPATGLFFSVNNSFTLSGYTDSDWGACKDTRKSISGYCFFLDQTLISWKSKKQATISRSSSEAEYRTLANGTCELVWLLKLLKKFNILPPLPVDIFCDNKSAIYIASNPVFHERTKHVEVDCHVTRNKFKEGVSNLRHVVSSEQPADLFTKSLPPGPFSHLLSKLGLLDLHKPRNTSLRGDFMLFCLSPIPIPLLLLETRSMVEGVVVATGVGDDPSAVSHKGVCLLDRIGYGQKFDPIRTIPIE; encoded by the exons ATGGCAGATAATTTAGCTAATCCGAATGCAAGCCCTTCATCAAATTTCGCTGCAGATTTTGAGAATTTCACCGCTTTCATGCGTCAATTCTCTCAGTTCCAGGCACATCTTGGCAGATCTAGTTCCTCTTCTGCAATTTTTGATCCGATTAGCCCTTATTTTCTTCATCCAGGAGTCCTG TGGTCGCACGATATGTGGAGAGCACTTAGATCGAAGAACAAGGTGAAATTTCTCGATGGATCCATTCTAAAACCAGGTGAAGGTGATCCTAATTTTGAAGCATGGGATAGGTGTAACAATTTTCTCCTCTCCTGGATCAACCTCTCTCTCAGCCCTGAAATCGCTAAGAGCGTGATGTGGATTAGCTCAGCTCCAGACTTGTGGAATGATTTAAAACGTCGTTACTCACAGGGAGATGTCTTTCGAGTTGGTGCGTTAAAAGAAGAATTTCATGCACTCAAACAAG ACTATGCTTCTGAGGAATATGTTGTCAAATTCTTAAAAGGATTGAATGAACAATATTCAAATGTTAAATCACAAATCATGCTAATGAAGCCATTACCTGAAATTAACACAGTACTATCTATGTTAACCCAACAAGAGCAAGAATTGAATTGTGACCCGTCAAATAGCAACATAGTGACTAACTCTTTAGAGGTGCAAACCTCAACTGGAGGCGGTTCATTTTCTGGAAGAGGCAGAGGCCGTGGACGAAATTCAGGCAGAGGAGGAAATCAAAAATCTTATAGTCGAGGCTACACTTCAAAGTTTTGTAGCTACTGTAATCGAATTGGTCATTTAGCAGAGACATGCTATAAGAAAAATGGCTTTCCTACTCACCAAAAGCAGCGAGTAGCTAATCAACTTAGCACTGACGAGATAGTTGAGAATTCTAGTGCTGAGATTGCTGATTCTAACCAGGATAAAAAGAGCGATGATACAGTACTTGTGTTGACTCCAGATCAGAAGGAAACCTTACTAGCACTCCTTCAACAACCACGCATGCCAACTTCAAATAGTGTAAACCACATTACTTCTTCCGCCACCCTTACTCAACCAAAAG TTTTGGTAAATCTACCTGATGGTTCTACCACTACAACAAACATTTGTGGCACTGTGCAACTCTCTAAACATTTGATTCTTACCAAT GTACTCCCATCATTGAAGATGATTGGGCAAGCTAAAGTCATTGGTAATCTTTATGTGATGGATGCTCAACCTTGGAAACTAACTACACCAGAAGTTAACACACATTCTGTAAATGTCACGGTGCAGCAAGATTTAGGAACTCTATGGAATGCTAGACTAG ATCGGCCTTCAATTGAATCATCCAATTTTGACCCTTTTGCATTCTTTTATAATAACTCTGCACATACTTCTTCATATGAGCATACTCATGGCATAATTGCACCTCACACCATACACACTACACCTGATTTATCTGCCACTTCTACATCACCTATGGCATTTCTTCATGATATAACAGATTCTGCATCACCCGCCACCTTAGACTCAGCATCTGCATTGGCACCATTGGAACATTCATCCATTCATATTGAGTCACAATCTGCTGCACCAGTTTTGAGAAGGTCTGAACGAGAAAGAAAAACACCCTCTTATCTTAAAGATTTTCATTGTTTCCATATTTCATCACATAGAGATCCAATTAATGCGGCCCAATTACCTTCAACATGTAAGTATCCCCTTTCTCACCATTTGTCATATTCATTGTTTACTCCCAAGCACCAGGCCTTCACTTTTGCTCTCATAAATAACTCGGACCCTAAACACTATTCTGAGGCTGTTATGCATGATTGTTGGAGGAAGGCTATTGAGGCAGAACTCACTGCTCTTGAGCAAAACAAAACCTGGATCATCACTTCTCTTCCTCCTGGAAAGAATGCAGTTGGTTGTAAGTGGATTTTTCGCACAAAATTCCACCCAGATGGCACTATCGAGAGGCATAAGGCACGTCTTGTTGCCCAAGGTTTCACTCAAATTCCTGGAGTCGATTACATTGACACCTTTAGTCCCGTTGTGAAAATGAGCACTGTGCGTGTTCTTCTTACCGTTGCAGCAGCAAAGAATTGGCATCTTCATCAACTTGATGTGAATACAGCTTTTCTCCATGGAGACCTACATGAGGACGTTTATATGAAACTTCCAAAGGGGTTACAGTGTTCCAATCCAAACTTAGTCTGCAAGTTGACAAAATCTTTGTACGGTTTGAAACAAGCTAGTCGCCAATGGAACATCAAGTTGTCTGCTGCACTTGCTGATCTGGGGTTTACTCCATCTGAAAATGATCACTCGCTTTTTACCAAATCTACAGGTACAACTTTCACAGCTATTCTTGTTTATGTTGATGATCTTGTGTTAGCTGaagatgatttgagtgaaattcaAGCTGTCAAAATGTTTTTGGATGATAAGTTCAAAATTAAAGACCTTGGCCTTCTTAAGTTCTTTATTGGGATGGAGGTAGCACGAAGCAATGCTGGTATTGCACTGTATCAAAGAAAGTATGCATTGGATTTGATCACAGACTGCGGTTTGCTTGGTGTAAAACCAGCATCTACTCCTATGGAGTACACTACTTCTCTGTCTAAGGCTTCAGGCTCCCCTCTTCCTGATGCAACCATCTATCGTAGATTGGTGGACAGACTTCTGTACCTTACTAACACAAGACCAGATCTCAGCTACTCTGTTGGATGCCTATCTCAGTTCATGGATTCATCAACTGATGCCCACTTGAAGGCTGCCTATAGGATCATCCGGTATCTAAAACAATCACCAGCAACTGGCTTATTTTTCTCTGTCAACAATTCTTTCACACTATCTGGTTACACTGATTCTGATTGGGGGGCTTGTAAAGACACCCGAAAATCCATCAGTGGTTATTGTTTCTTCCTTGACCAAACTCTTATTTCTTGGAAGAGTAAGAAGCAGGCTACAATTTCAAGGTCGTCCTCAGAAGCAGAATATCGCACCCTTGCTAATGGCACTTGTGAACTCGTTTGGTTACTCAAACTACTAAAGAAATTCAacattcttcctcctcttccggTTGATATCTTCTGTGATAATAAATCTGCTATCTATATTGCTTCAAATCCTGTCTTTCATGAAAGAACCAAACATGTTGAGGTTGATTGTCATGTGACTCGAAACAAGTTCAAAGAAGGGGTTTCTAATCTTAGGCACGTTGTCTCCAGTGAACAACCGGCTGATCTATTCACTAAATCCCTTCCTCCAGGACCATTCTCTCATTTGCTTTCCAAGCTGGGATTACTTGATTTGCATAAACCACGTAATACCAGCTTGCGAGGGGAT TTCATGTTGTTCTGCCTCTCCCCTATTCCGATTCCGCTGTTGCTACTGGAGACACGTTCCATGGTTGAAGGTGTTGTCGTTGCTACAGGTGTTGGCGATGATCCCAGTGCTGTCTCTCATAAGGGTGTATGCTTATTGGATCGAATTGGATATGGccaaaaattcgatccgatccgcacaattcCTATCGAATag
- the LOC112782530 gene encoding F-box/kelch-repeat protein At3g23880 yields MKRGPIPDDDNDDTVARKGKVVTTTEGWPELLRCTTTKPPPILLDEIIAEILLRIPARSLVRLRNSVCSSWRTLISSSQFAKDHLRRSMAMDPALTHPRIAYHSTWHSYPTIGVFSVRSVFENRPHEPTKVVGYEGRRHLRMIGSCNGLLCLHYEQREDGVLGPRAILWNPCTGFTSQPLEIGGIFDVCGFGYDHVNDKYKLFVIVEKKSGESFTRIFTFGPKSTWRTIQDFPYRLHDPNNKTILLAPVGLFVSGTGTLNWLLCSSRTSFVAVLSLDLVKETYSQISLPSRDSDDSLRVFPQLATLRGCLAVCYETKKTHWTLWMMKEYGVPQSWTKLAIIPHHPLLVDPPRNFSLEPVYMLKNDVLLVISPSCKFVLCNLNDGSIDFPNIDSSGDGMTQLRPLSRGVGGRTYHIYHESLVSPSHFGLPTCSSEMRLFMPSL; encoded by the coding sequence ATGAAGAGGGGTCCCATtcctgatgatgataatgatgatactGTTGCGAGGAAGGGCAAGGTTGTCACAACCACCGAGGGGTGGCCGGAACTGCTCCGCTGTACCACCACAAAACCACCGCCTATCCTTCTGGACGAGATCATAGCGGAAATCCTGCTGAGGATTCCGGCAAGGTCTCTCGTTCGATTAAGGAACAGTGTCTGCAGTTCATGGAGAACCCTAATTTCCAGTTCCCAATTTGCCAAGGACCACCTTCGACGTTCAATGGCGATGGATCCAGCCTTGACCCACCCGCGTATTGCCTATCATAGCACCTGGCACTCATACCCCACAATCGGAGTTTTCTCCGTCCGATCTGTGTTCGAGAACCGTCCCCACGAACCCACCAAAGTAGTTGGCTATGAGGGACGACGCCACCTTCGCATGATTGGCTCTTGTAATGGATTGCTGTGCTTGCACTATGAGCAGCGTGAGGATGGAGTATTGGGCCCTCGTGCCATTCTGTGGAACCCCTGCACCGGATTCACATCTCAGCCGCTTGAAATTGGCGGTATATTCGACGTCTGTGGATTCGGTTATGATCATGTGAACGACAAGTATAAGCTTTTCGTCATTGTGGAAAAGAAATCAGGTGAATCTTTCACCAGAATTTTCACATTCGGCCCAAAATCTACCTGGAGAACAATTCAGGATTTCCCATATAGACTACATGACCCCAATAACAAGACTATTCTGTTGGCTCCGGTAGGGCTTTTTGTAAGTGGCACTGGCACCCTTAATTGGCTTCTTTGCAGCAGTCGTACTAGTTTTGTAGCAGTTCTTTCCCTTGACTTGGTGAAAGAGACTTATAGTCAGATTTCCCTTCCCAGTAGGGATTCAGATGATTCTCTCCGTGTGTTTCCCCAACTGGCTACCTTGAGGGGTTGTCTTGCTGTTTGTTATGAGACTAAGAAAACTCATTGGACTCTCTGGATGATGAAGGAGTATGGAGTTCCTCAATCTTGGACTAAATTGGCCATAATCCCCCACCACCCACTACTCGTTGATCCTCCTAGAAATTTTTCATTAGAGCCTGTGTACATGTTGAAAAATGATGTTCTACTGGTGATTTCTCCTAGTTGCAAGTTTGTTTTATGTAACTTAAATGATGGCAGCATAGATTTTCCTAATATTGACAGCTCCGGTGATGGCATGACCCAACTTCGTCCTTTGTCTCGGGGTGTAGGCGGAAGGACATATCACATCTATCATGAAAGCTTAGTTTCACCCTCGCACTTTGGTCTTCCAACTTGCTCATCTGAAATGCGGTTATTTATGCCAAGCCTATAA
- the LOC112782533 gene encoding uncharacterized protein — protein sequence MDREWGSKPGSGGAASAQNEAIDRRERLRRLALETIDLAKDPYFMRNHLGSYECKLCLTLHNNEGNYLAHTQGKRHQTNLAKRAAREAKDAPAQPQPHKRKVSVRKTVKIGRPGYRVTKQYDPETKQRSLLFQIEYPEIEDLTKPRHRFMSSYEQRVQPFDKRYQYLLFAAEPYEIIAFKVPSTEIDKSTPKFFSHWDPDSKMFTLQLYFKSKPPEANKPQPPSTANGTAAPGVPPRPMPPPPQAPPPPPPPPQGLPPGAPIGNPPRAPPPPMPGSLPPPPPMANGPRPAPPGGMPSIPPPPPVGSGTSGGFNMGSRPPSMPPPPQGFPSQQMQNQGVRMPPPPPNMGQ from the exons ATGGATCGAGAATGGGGTTCCAAGCCAGGGAGCGGCGGCGCCGCCTCCGCTCAGAACGAAGCCATCGACCGCCGTGAGCGTCTCCGGCGGCTTGCCCTCGAGACCATTGATCTCGCCAAGGATCCTTATTTCATGCGCAATCACCTCGGAAG ctACGAGTGCAAGCTTTGCTTGACTTTGCACAACAATGAAGGGAACTACTTGGCCCATACGCAGGGGAAACGACATCAAACGAATTTGGCGAAGCGTGCTGCTCGTGAAGCTAAAGATGCTCCAGCTCAACCTCAACCTCACAAGCGCAAAGTTTCCGTTCGCAAAacag TCAAGATTGGTCGACCTGGATATCGGGTGACAAAGCAATATGATCCAGAGACAAAGCAACGATCTCTGCTTTTCCAG ATTGAATATCCTGAGATTGAAGACCTAACAAAGCCAAGGCACCGATTTATGTCTTCTTATGAGCAG AGGGTGCAACCATTTGATAAAAGATATCAATATCTTTTGTTTGCGGCTGAACCATATGAAATCATTGCTTTCAAG GTCCCTAGCACGGAGATTGATAAGTCTACACCAAAATTTTTCTCACACTGGGACCCAGATTCAAAGATGTTCACG CTACAATTGTATTTTAAATCCAAGCCACCAGAGGCAAACAAACCACAGCCCCCATCTACTGCCAATGGTACAGCAGCACCTGGTGTTCCACCAAGGCCCATGCCCCCGCCACCTCAAgctccaccaccacctcctcctcctccacagGGGCTACCTCCTGGTGCACCTATTGGAAATCCTCCTAGAGCCCCTCCACCTCCAATGCCAGGATCATTGCCACCCCCTCCTCCTATGGCAAATGGTCCCAGACCTGCACCTCCTGGTGGAATGCCATCTATCCCGCCCCCTCCCCCAGTTGGCAGTGGCACATCAGGAGGTTTCAACATGGGTTCTAGACCGCCGTCAATGCCACCTCCACCCCAAGGTTTCCCATCCCAACAAATGCAGAATCAGGGTGTCCGGATGCCTCCACCTCCCCCTAACATGGGACAGTAG
- the LOC140172874 gene encoding F-box/kelch-repeat protein At3g23880-like, with product MKRGPIPDDDDDDTVARKGKVVTTTEGWPELLRCTTTKPPPILLDELIAEILLRIPARSLVRLRNSVCSSWRTLISSSQFAKDHLRRSMAMDPALTHPRIAYNSTWHSYPTIGVFSVRSVFENRPHEPTKVVGYEGRRYLRMIGTCNGLLCLHDKQREDGLLSPRAMLWNPCTGFTSQPLEIGGIFSVCGFGYDHVNDKYKLFVIVEKKSGESFTRIFTFGPKSTWRTIQDFPYRLHDPNNKTILLAPVGLFVSGTGTLNWLLCSSRTSFVAVLSLDLVKETYSQISLPSRDSDDALRVFPHLSILRGCLAVCYETKKTHWTLWMMKEYGVPQSWTKLAIIPHHPLLLDPPRNFSLVPVYMLKNDVLLVISPSCKFVLCNLNDGSIDFPNIDSSGDGMTQLRPLSRGVGGRTYHIYYESLVSPSHFGLPTCSSEMRLFKPSL from the coding sequence ATGAAGAGGGGTCCCattcctgatgatgatgatgatgatactgTTGCGAGGAAGGGCAAGGTTGTCACAACCACCGAGGGGTGGCCGGAACTGCTCCGCTGTACCACCACAAAACCACCGCCTATCCTTCTGGACGAGCTCATAGCGGAAATCCTGCTGAGGATTCCGGCAAGGTCTCTCGTTCGATTAAGGAACAGTGTCTGCAGTTCATGGAGAACCCTAATTTCCAGTTCCCAATTTGCCAAGGACCACCTTCGACGTTCAATGGCGATGGATCCAGCCTTGACCCACCCGCGTATTGCCTATAATAGCACCTGGCACTCATACCCCACAATCGGAGTTTTCTCCGTCCGATCTGTGTTCGAGAACCGTCCCCACGAACCCACCAAAGTAGTTGGCTATGAGGGACGACGCTACCTTCGCATGATTGGCACTTGTAATGGATTGCTGTGCTTGCACGATAAGCAGCGTGAGGATGGATTATTGAGCCCTCGTGCCATGCTGTGGAACCCCTGCACCGGATTCACATCTCAGCCGCTTGAAATTGGCGGTATATTCAGCGTCTGTGGATTCGGTTATGATCATGTGAACGACAAGTATAAGCTTTTCGTCATTGTGGAAAAGAAATCAGGTGAATCTTTCACCAGAATTTTCACATTCGGCCCAAAATCTACCTGGAGAACAATTCAGGATTTCCCATATAGACTACATGACCCCAATAACAAGACTATTCTGTTGGCTCCGGTAGGGCTTTTTGTTAGTGGCACTGGCACCCTTAATTGGCTTCTTTGCAGCAGTCGTACTAGTTTTGTAGCAGTTCTTTCCCTTGACTTGGTGAAAGAGACTTATAGTCAGATTTCCCTTCCCAGTAGGGATTCAGATGATGCTCTCCGTGTGTTTCCCCATTTGAGTATCTTGAGGGGTTGTCTTGCTGTTTGTTATGAGACTAAGAAAACTCATTGGACTCTCTGGATGATGAAGGAGTATGGAGTTCCTCAATCTTGGACTAAATTGGCCATAATCCCCCACCACCCACTACTCCTTGATCCTCCTAGAAATTTTTCATTAGTGCCTGTGTACATGTTGAAAAATGATGTTCTACTGGTGATTTCTCCTAGTTGCAAGTTTGTTTTATGTAACTTGAACGATGGCAGCATAGATTTTCCTAATATTGACAGCTCCGGTGATGGCATGACCCAACTCCGTCCTTTGTCTCGGGGTGTAGGCGGAAGGACATATCACATCTATTATGAAAGCTTAGTTTCACCCTCGCACTTTGGTCTTCCAACTTGCTCATCTGAAATGCGGTTATTTAAGCCAAGCCTATAA